From Salvelinus sp. IW2-2015 linkage group LG2, ASM291031v2, whole genome shotgun sequence, one genomic window encodes:
- the med4 gene encoding mediator of RNA polymerase II transcription subunit 4, producing the protein MAVADKSTKERLLLVLDDLEVLSRELIEMLALSRSQKLPQGGEDTQILELLVQRDKEFQELMRVAHEQGKVHQEMQVLEKEVEKRDCDIQQLQKQLKEAEHILATAVYQAKEKLKSIDKAKKGSISSEEIIKYAHRISASNAVCAPLNWVPGDPRRPYPTDLEMRSGLLGHMSNLPTNGVNGHLPGDALAAGRLPDVLTPQYPWQSSDVSVGMLPPHHGNDFGLEPPGHNKENEDDVEAMSTDSSSSSSDSD; encoded by the exons ATGGCGGTGGCTGACAAATCTACAAAAGAGCGGTTATTATTGGTACTGGACGATTTAGAGGTGTTATCCAG GGAATTGATAGAGATGCTTGCACTGTCAAGGAGCCAAAAACTCCCTCAAGGAGGCGAGGACACTCAG ATCCTGGAGCTGCTGgtacagagagacaaagagttcCAGGAGCTGATGAGGGTGGCCCATGAGCAGGGCAAGGTGCACCAGGAGATGCAGGTcctggagaaggaggtggagaagagagactGCGACATCCAGCAGCTCCAGAAACAGCTGAAGGAGGCTGAACATATACTG GCGACTGCTGTATACCAAGCAAAGGAGAAACTGAAATCTATTGATAAGGCCAAAAAAG GGAGCATCTCCTCAGAAGAGATCATCAAATATGCCCACAGGATCAGTGCCAGCAATGCAGTCTGTGCCCCTCTCAACTGGGTACCAG GTGATCCGCGTAGACCTTACCCCACTGACCTGGAGATGCGCAGTGGATTGTTGGGTCACATGAGCAACCTGCCAACCAATGGTGTGAATGGACACCTCCCTGGAGATGCACTGGCAGCTGGGAGATTGCCAG ATGTGCTCACCCCCCAGTACCCCTGGCAATCATCAGATGTCTCAGTGGGCATGCTCCCCCCTCACCATGGCAATGACTTTGGGCTGGAGCCCCCCGGCCACAACAAGGAGAACGAGGACGACGTGGAGGCCATGTCTACAGACTCATCTAGCAGCAGCAGCGACTCggactaa